In one Grus americana isolate bGruAme1 chromosome 1, bGruAme1.mat, whole genome shotgun sequence genomic region, the following are encoded:
- the LOC129202039 gene encoding translation initiation factor IF-2-like — protein MVPPSAPSRSCSSALHATCWGADSPSLLLAEWWWGQLLQELFMVRSSCCAPHPPPAAQPPGAGLGPGLLPERVAGLSPVPEPGLRGGPRALASHGQRWAGAVAEAAGGTAGPPRWLCPLEGKRAPHKRGGAAAPAPQPSAPASPGPATAPLPPPRGSGAAAPRGAAPGWLLLQRAARRGPAARSLGQESPRKCLLGAARASGPEAFIWAPGNGGGNVLDGHDAVDGAVITSIGKAGEAFGRSRKQAWSHRGAGMGHRLLHQGEGTPGRCACRSTRRVVSGGTHPAPAELGKPRGTFSLPPGR, from the coding sequence ATGGTGCCTCCGAGTGCCCCATCACGGTCTTGTTCATCAGCTCTTCATGCTACTTGTTGGGGTGCTGactccccctccctgctgctggctgagtgGTGGTGGGGGCAGCTCCTACAGGAGCTCTTCATGGTGCGCTCCTCTTGCTGTGCTCCCCATCCACCCCCCGCAGCACAACCGCCTGGGGCTGGGCTCGGCCCCGGCCTGCTGCCGGAGAGGGTGGCTGGGCTGTCCCCGGTACCGGAGCCGGGGCTCCGGGGCGGGCCCCGGGCTCTGGCTTCGCACGGGCAGCGCTGGGCCGGGGCTGTGGCGGAGGCCGCGGGGGGCACAGCGGGGCCGCCCCGCTGGCTTTGCCCGCTAGAGGGCAAGAGAGCCCCGCACAAGCGCGGCGGGgcggctgcccctgccccgcagccctcGGCGCCCGCCTCGCCCGGCCCGGCTACTGCCCCGCTCCCGCCACCGCGGGGTTCCGGCGCCGCGGCCCCGCGGGGAGCCGCCCCGggatggctgctgctgcagcgggCAGCTcggcgcggccccgccgcccgctcctTGGGCCAGGAGTCCCCGCGGAAGTGTCTCCTGGGGGCGGCGAGAGCCAGCGGGCCTGAGGCCTTCATCTGGGCGCCGGGCAATGGCGGAGGAAATGTCCTGGACGGCCACGACGCCGTGGATGGAGCGGTAATCACTTCCATCGGGAAAGCTGGCGAGGCCTTTGGCCGTTCCAGAAAGCAGGCATGGAGCCATCGTGGAGCTGGCATGGGCCATCGCCTTCTCCATCAGGGCGAGGGCACACCAGGCCGCTGCGCCTGCCGCAGCACACGCAGAGTGGTAAGTGGGGGCACGCACCCAGCTCCTGCCGAGCTGGGCAAGCCGAGAGGcaccttctccctgcccccagGGAGGTGA